In the genome of Persephonella sp. KM09-Lau-8, one region contains:
- the pilM gene encoding pilus assembly protein PilM, whose product MSVLEKIKPVSSILQKEKTSLGIQLDKGFARVALLSKERGHFEIPVMPFEISLVENKEQAGLLIKEELEKRDLHIKNAVVSIPTASTLYKTLKIPKMSPKEIEEAVEWNIREDIKSIKGNTIYDYDIIGEEDDTLIIFVVISKIEDIENIREIMKYAGLEPDIIDSEGVALINLAEAERKNNPELREETNICIIHLDTNDSYLIFFHEHVIVQSLNFDSKNYEDLDPDEREKAVDKLINEINYFFLTINEPKVIYTSGLFAKYPEIQAYMQLKFSTRFTLVDLDPVRALNIDFQGNIPLGIYNIPFGLAYRRFGDD is encoded by the coding sequence ATGAGTGTGCTGGAAAAAATAAAACCTGTTTCAAGTATCCTCCAGAAGGAAAAAACTTCTCTTGGTATTCAGCTTGATAAAGGATTTGCAAGGGTAGCTTTATTGTCTAAAGAAAGAGGTCATTTTGAAATTCCTGTTATGCCTTTTGAAATATCCCTTGTAGAAAATAAAGAACAGGCAGGTTTATTAATAAAGGAGGAACTGGAGAAACGGGATCTTCATATAAAAAATGCTGTCGTAAGTATTCCCACAGCATCTACATTATACAAAACTCTAAAAATTCCCAAGATGTCTCCTAAAGAAATAGAAGAGGCTGTTGAATGGAATATTCGAGAAGATATTAAAAGTATAAAAGGGAACACAATATATGATTACGACATTATAGGAGAAGAAGACGATACACTTATAATTTTCGTTGTAATCTCTAAAATAGAAGATATTGAGAATATTAGAGAAATTATGAAATATGCAGGGCTTGAACCAGATATTATAGATTCAGAAGGAGTTGCCCTGATAAATCTGGCAGAAGCCGAGAGAAAAAACAATCCAGAACTTAGAGAAGAAACCAATATATGTATTATTCATTTAGATACAAATGATTCATATCTTATATTTTTCCATGAACATGTTATTGTTCAATCATTAAATTTTGATTCTAAAAATTATGAAGATTTAGATCCAGATGAAAGAGAAAAAGCTGTTGATAAATTAATCAATGAGATCAATTACTTTTTCCTTACCATCAACGAGCCAAAAGTTATTTATACTTCAGGTCTTTTTGCAAAATATCCAGAAATCCAGGCTTATATGCAACTAAAGTTTTCAACCAGATTTACACTTGTTGATTTAGATCCAGTAAGAGCTTTAAACATAGATTTTCAGGGGAATATCCCATTAGGTATTTATAACATACCATTTGGATTAGCTTACAGGAGATTTGGGGATGATTAA
- a CDS encoding PilN domain-containing protein, giving the protein MIKVNLNPEKRKPKAVKKGISAPSVKANKGILYIGIPALLVAAEIVYIVYLNGNISTLSQKKQTLIQERAKYKDVERQINRLKKAVVEAEKLKETTKLKIAVFNKLASSKTDFIPMIKAIALSLPDGVWLKKMEISRSSGNLNGFSFNPKYISNFYDNLSQYYTEIKFKSVKKQVSKNKNVKYYAFNFRLNNWKKQKKEEKQQENKNVPNNQVGRK; this is encoded by the coding sequence ATGATTAAAGTTAATTTAAATCCAGAGAAAAGAAAACCTAAAGCAGTTAAAAAAGGTATATCTGCACCATCTGTTAAAGCCAATAAAGGTATTTTGTATATAGGTATTCCAGCCCTGTTAGTAGCTGCTGAGATTGTTTATATCGTATACCTAAATGGTAATATATCAACTCTTTCTCAAAAGAAACAGACTCTTATTCAGGAGCGAGCAAAATACAAAGATGTAGAAAGGCAGATTAACAGACTAAAAAAAGCTGTTGTTGAGGCTGAAAAGTTAAAAGAGACAACCAAGCTAAAAATAGCCGTATTCAATAAGCTTGCATCATCAAAAACAGATTTCATTCCTATGATAAAGGCTATAGCTCTAAGCCTTCCAGATGGAGTATGGCTGAAAAAAATGGAAATTAGCCGTTCCAGTGGAAATCTAAATGGATTTTCCTTTAATCCAAAATATATATCTAATTTTTATGACAATCTTTCCCAATACTATACAGAAATCAAATTTAAATCTGTTAAAAAACAGGTTTCCAAAAATAAAAATGTAAAATACTATGCCTTTAATTTCAGGCTCAATAACTGGAAAAAACAGAAAAAAGAGGAAAAACAACAGGAAAATAAAAATGTTCCAAATAACCAAGTTGGGAGGAAATAA
- the lpdA gene encoding dihydrolipoyl dehydrogenase, which produces MQITVQDAKVYDLIIIGMGPGGYEATLTALRKKLNIAIIEKGKIGGNCLNRACIPTKYYRAGAHQIEKIPLFNKYGINISSDSVDFSQAKKGKDEAIGFLRKSLSQLLKAKRVPVYKGTGKIVGQNQVQITYEDGKTETIEGKYILIATGSIPVSIGGLIPDGKYVITTEDYLENMEQLPEKLLIVGGGVAGCELAYISAKYGSKVTIVEIKDRLLSSDIISPDISRLLQRKFKKLGIEYKLETSVKDYKISGDKVVVDLSDGSQLEVDKILLSVGRRPNTSDIDNIGIEKDERGFIKTNSYLQTNFENIYACGDVVNSPMLAHVASYEARIALKNMFDNEKIEVDYSLVPWSIFTAYEIAHVGLSEQKAKEKGIEVISGYYPFTYNEKAVDELETDGFVRLFFNKETKHIVGATVVGIEASELIHIMAYAIKNQMTAKEIHDFIYFHPSLSEIFLYATYDIVVGKLF; this is translated from the coding sequence ATGCAGATTACTGTGCAGGATGCTAAAGTGTATGACCTGATAATAATTGGAATGGGGCCTGGGGGTTATGAAGCAACCCTCACGGCTCTTAGAAAAAAATTAAATATAGCAATAATTGAAAAAGGCAAAATAGGAGGAAACTGTCTTAATAGAGCTTGTATCCCAACGAAATACTATCGGGCAGGAGCCCATCAGATAGAAAAAATTCCCCTATTTAATAAATACGGAATTAATATCTCCTCTGATTCAGTTGATTTTTCGCAGGCAAAAAAAGGCAAAGATGAGGCTATAGGGTTCTTAAGAAAATCCCTATCTCAGCTTTTAAAAGCCAAAAGGGTTCCTGTCTATAAGGGAACAGGCAAAATAGTAGGTCAAAATCAGGTTCAGATAACCTATGAAGATGGAAAGACGGAAACCATAGAAGGTAAATATATTCTAATAGCTACCGGTTCAATTCCAGTTTCAATTGGCGGTCTTATTCCGGATGGAAAGTATGTGATCACGACTGAGGATTATCTGGAAAATATGGAACAGCTTCCTGAAAAACTTCTAATAGTAGGCGGTGGTGTTGCCGGCTGTGAACTGGCGTATATCTCTGCTAAATATGGAAGTAAAGTAACGATTGTAGAGATAAAAGATAGATTATTGTCTTCAGATATTATTTCTCCAGATATATCACGACTACTTCAAAGAAAGTTTAAAAAACTGGGAATAGAGTATAAACTGGAAACATCTGTAAAAGACTATAAAATTTCCGGAGATAAAGTTGTTGTTGATCTTTCAGATGGTTCACAGCTTGAAGTTGACAAAATTTTGCTTTCTGTAGGAAGAAGACCCAATACTTCAGATATAGACAACATAGGAATAGAAAAGGATGAAAGAGGATTTATAAAAACTAATTCTTACCTGCAAACAAATTTTGAAAATATTTATGCCTGTGGTGATGTGGTTAATTCACCTATGCTTGCCCATGTGGCTTCTTATGAAGCAAGGATTGCTTTAAAAAATATGTTTGATAATGAAAAGATAGAAGTTGATTATTCACTTGTTCCATGGTCTATTTTTACAGCTTATGAGATTGCCCATGTTGGATTAAGTGAACAGAAAGCGAAAGAAAAAGGCATTGAGGTTATTTCTGGATATTATCCATTTACATATAACGAAAAAGCTGTTGATGAGCTGGAAACAGATGGATTTGTCAGACTCTTTTTTAACAAAGAAACTAAGCATATTGTTGGTGCGACAGTAGTTGGGATAGAAGCTTCAGAACTAATACATATTATGGCTTATGCTATAAAAAATCAAATGACTGCAAAAGAGATTCATGATTTTATTTATTTCCATCCCTCCCTCAGTGAGATTTTTCTGTATGCTACTTATGATATTGTAGTTGGAAAATTATTTTAA
- the metK gene encoding methionine adenosyltransferase → MKVIKSAESVCQGHPDKAADIISDAILDELLIKDPYTRASIEVLITTGLVHVSGELSTDAYVDIPNIARAALIEIGYTKPEYGFDGYTAGVISTISDQSPEIALGVPSEGAGDTCIVVGYATAETENYMPLACNIANNITKTIDELRKDDIVPFFRPDGKAVVVVEYENGKPVRIDSITVLVQHEPYVSELEIREAIEEKVLKHVIPQQYIDNKTKIVINPLGRFIIGGPMADTGLTGRKIIADAYGTAAASGGSAFSGKDPTKIDRSASYMARSIAKHIVASGIANECNVEMVYVIGGDYPVSFNIKTDTNLDTEKLNSKIKELFDLSPAGIIERLKLRKPIYKTTASYGHFGREEDEFTWEILNKNIMEELQNV, encoded by the coding sequence ATGAAAGTTATTAAAAGTGCTGAATCGGTATGTCAGGGACATCCTGACAAAGCAGCAGATATTATATCAGATGCAATATTAGACGAGCTCTTAATTAAAGACCCTTATACGCGGGCTTCTATTGAAGTGCTTATAACAACAGGGCTTGTCCATGTATCTGGTGAACTATCAACAGATGCTTATGTGGATATTCCTAACATAGCGAGGGCTGCTTTAATTGAAATAGGTTACACAAAACCAGAATACGGGTTTGATGGTTACACAGCAGGGGTTATATCCACTATAAGTGACCAGAGTCCTGAGATAGCCCTTGGTGTTCCATCTGAAGGAGCAGGAGATACTTGCATAGTAGTAGGATACGCAACGGCAGAAACAGAGAACTATATGCCCCTCGCCTGTAACATTGCAAACAATATTACAAAAACTATAGATGAGCTCAGGAAAGATGATATAGTTCCATTTTTTAGACCGGATGGAAAAGCTGTAGTGGTTGTTGAGTATGAAAATGGAAAACCTGTTCGCATAGATTCAATTACTGTTCTTGTTCAGCATGAACCCTATGTTTCTGAACTGGAGATAAGAGAAGCTATAGAAGAAAAAGTGTTAAAGCATGTTATTCCCCAACAATACATAGATAACAAAACAAAAATTGTGATCAACCCCCTTGGTAGATTCATTATTGGGGGCCCTATGGCCGATACCGGATTAACAGGCAGGAAAATCATAGCTGATGCTTATGGAACTGCTGCAGCTTCAGGAGGAAGTGCTTTTTCAGGTAAAGACCCTACAAAAATAGACCGCTCAGCCTCGTATATGGCAAGAAGTATTGCAAAACATATAGTTGCCTCAGGTATAGCTAATGAATGTAATGTGGAAATGGTTTATGTAATAGGTGGAGATTATCCTGTTTCATTTAATATAAAAACAGATACAAATTTAGACACTGAAAAACTAAACAGTAAAATAAAAGAGCTGTTTGACCTTTCTCCAGCTGGAATTATAGAAAGGCTAAAGTTGAGGAAACCTATTTATAAAACTACAGCATCTTACGGACATTTTGGCAGGGAAGAGGATGAGTTTACATGGGAAATATTAAATAAAAATATAATGGAGGAATTACAGAATGTCTGA